One stretch of Prunus persica cultivar Lovell chromosome G1, Prunus_persica_NCBIv2, whole genome shotgun sequence DNA includes these proteins:
- the LOC109947699 gene encoding zinc finger MYM-type protein 1-like codes for MERYFKRRFASTTSSSDNVDSSSSRDVGISSDVDSSKESELQDILANLIADPGLRPQMLDYDPNIRDEVRRAYLQKGPCQPKDHTFSQTDLSGYDRRLNVKWFDEFDWLEYNISKDVAFCFYCYLFKSNFIISQGCSDAFTEMGFRNWKKKDKIRQHVGAVGSVHNQSRQYCADLMNQKQHIRTVLIKQSEQARIDYRICLTASLDCVRFLLRQGLSFRGHDESDTSSNKGNYLEFLQFLADRDEKVKAVVLENALRNLKLIAPTIQKDFVNACATETIKKIIKDVDGAFFSLLVDGSRDVSVKEQMAMVFHYVDKNGDVIERFVGIQHVSDTTSTSLKEAINTLFSREELSISMLRG; via the coding sequence ATGGAACGCTACTTTAAGAGAAGGTTCGCATCAACTACTTCTAGTTCGGATAATGTGGATAGTTCGAGTTCGAGAGATGTGGGTATTTCAAGTGATGTGGATAGTTCGAAAGAAAGTGAGTTGCAAGATATCTTGGCTAATCTTATTGCAGACCCTGGACTTCGACCTCAAATGTTGGATTATGATCCTAACATTCGAGACGAAGTTCGAAGAGCATATCTACAAAAGGGTCCATGTCAGCCTAAGGATCACACATTTTCACAAACTGATCTTTCAGGGTATGATCGACGCTTGAATGTCAAGTGGTTTGATGAGTTTGACTGGTTAGAGTACAATATTAGTAAAGATGTTGCATTTTGCTTTTATTGTTATCTCTTCAAATccaatttcataatttctcaAGGGTGTAGTGATGCCTTCACAGAGATGGGTTTTAggaattggaagaagaaagataaaattagGCAACATGTTGGAGCTGTTGGAAGTGTTCATAATCAATCTAGACAATATTGTGCGGATCTTATGAATCAAAAGCAACACATTCGAACAGTTTTGATAAAGCAATCAGAGCAAGCTCGTATTGATTATCGTATTTGCTTGACAGCTTCTCTTGATTGTGTGAGATTTTTGTTGAGGCAAGGTCTTTCTTTTCGAGGGCATGATGAGAGTGACACTTCAAGCAACAAAGGGAATTATTTGGAGTTCTTACAATTTCTTGCTGATCGTGATGAGAAAGTGAAAGCCGTTGTGTTAGAAAATGCTCTCAGGAATCTCAAGTTAATAGCTCCAACAATTCAAAAAGATTTTGTGAATGCTTGTGCCACTGAAACTATTAAGAAAATCATTAAGGATGTGGATGGTGcattcttctctttattagttGATGGATCACGCGATGTGTCAGTAAAAGAACAAATGGCGATGGTGTTTCATTATGTGGACAAAAATGGGGATGTAATTGAGAGGTTTGTGGGCATTCAACATGTTAGCGACACTACATCAACCTCACTCAAGGAGGCTATTAACACATTGTTTTCAAGAGAGGAATTGAGTATTTCCATGCTAAGGGGATAA